From a single Nicotiana tomentosiformis chromosome 2, ASM39032v3, whole genome shotgun sequence genomic region:
- the LOC117279553 gene encoding uncharacterized protein: MCQAWANGQGPPFLIHGFPEFTLISTTTIPVSLSDQSHLPGLSLYPNCTMTAGTSVARSQSVPLTTNQTTTTVMPIFTIPQPMVVQRKTHESQFATQQEQYHSPEYHLYLFDLPTKIEKPARKMAQEEMTQRMKSLEQQLKNMQELAGHKSIAFKDLCMFLDVHLSLGFKTPKFEKYDGHGDPIAHLKRFCNQLRGAGGKEELLMAYFGESLTGVASEWFMDQDTSRWYVRDDMAQDFVRQFQYNIDIAPNRNSLSNLKKKPTESFREYGIK, encoded by the coding sequence ATGTGTCAAGCATGGGCCAATGGCCAAGGACCGCCTTTTCTTATTCATGGTTTCCCAGAGTTCACATTAATCTCGACTACTACCATTCCAGTCTCATTGTCTGATCAATCTCATCTACCTGGGCTCAGTCTTTATCCCAATTGTACGATGACAGCTGGAACTTCTGTTGCGCGCTCCCAAAGTGTGCCATTGACAACCAATCAGACAACTACTACTGTTATGCCTATCTTCACCATCCCACAGCCGATGGTAGTGCAGAGGAAAACTCATGAGTCACAATTTGCTACCCAGCAAGAACAGTACCACTCTCCTGAGTACCACTTGTACCTATTTGATCTTCCTACAAAAATTGAGAAGCCTGCCCGAAAGATGGCACAAGAAGAAATGACCCAAAGAATGAAAAGCTTAGAACAACAGTTAAAAAACATGCAAGAGTTGGCGGGTCATAAGAGTATTGCCTTCAAGGATCTATGTATGTTCCTCGATGTCCATTTGTCACTTGGTTTCAAGACTCCcaaatttgaaaagtatgatgGACATGGAGACCCCATAGCCCACCTGAAAAGGTTTTGCAATCAACTAAGAGGTGCGGGAGGAAAGGAAGAattactgatggcttattttggggaaagcctTACGGgagtagcctccgaatggtttaTGGATCAAGACACATCTCGCTGGTATGTCAGGGATGACATGGCCCAGGACTTTGTCCGACAATTCCAATACAACATCGACATTGCTCCAAACCGCAATTCCCTTTCAAACCTGAAAAAGAAGCCAACTGAAAGTTTCAGGGAATATGGCATTAAATAG